One region of Aquipuribacter sp. SD81 genomic DNA includes:
- a CDS encoding UvrD-helicase domain-containing protein has product MTSTADAVGTAGGSLRAEAAACRDRAEQCAQQRKQWLERAARFEAAERGEVSVAATLHALEGYGWRVLADRQWPRSAANIDLLLVGPGGVVVVDVKRWAEPRVEAGRLYRGDADETPMLTALLDTAAGVVADALGDLGYAPAAVAVAAVLAGHRLPATEVSGAVVVGEAEVAPWLLRRGRRLATRDVDRVVGHLETAFPPHRTSGRRASRTTVAPPRPRPKPQPDTADLFDVTALADADRAAAASSPIERWMTWLHPDQAPLVTRAFHGPARLSGPAGTGKTVVALHRAALAARQPGARVLLASFVRTLPVVLGTLVGRLTDGADESVEASSVHGWARAFLRERRVHHRLDADRADTAFAQAWLAVGKRTALASLPVLPPYWQEEIEYVIKGRGIDRFEDYAALDRVGRRTPLRLEHRQAVWDVYCAYQETMAAAGRHDFADVLRLARDELRAHPLEQPYTAVVVDEVQDLTLVGVQLLHALVGDRTDGLLLVGDSTQALYPGGFRLKEAGVDVVGRSVRLGRNYRNGAAILAHVATVAATPVDLDETTSGEATDTAGAVATRDGGAVHTVTAASAPTLDQALLRRLVDTIVGGARCGDCAVLVPGNRDVGRWLGLLRGAGQPAVPLTSYDGTPVDAVKVGTVHRAKGLEFAHVVVLDTHPLPPRKSAESDEAYAERAEEWQRRLHVALTRARDTLWCGRIAGTSSARPATLSP; this is encoded by the coding sequence ATGACCAGCACCGCCGACGCCGTCGGGACCGCGGGCGGCTCGCTGCGCGCGGAGGCCGCTGCGTGCCGCGACCGGGCCGAGCAGTGCGCGCAGCAGCGCAAGCAGTGGCTCGAGCGCGCCGCCCGGTTCGAGGCGGCCGAGCGCGGTGAGGTGTCCGTCGCCGCCACCCTGCACGCCCTCGAGGGCTACGGGTGGCGCGTGCTGGCCGACCGGCAGTGGCCTCGTTCGGCCGCGAACATCGACCTGCTGCTCGTCGGTCCTGGCGGCGTGGTGGTCGTCGACGTCAAGCGGTGGGCCGAGCCGCGTGTCGAGGCCGGGCGGCTGTACCGCGGTGACGCCGACGAGACACCGATGCTCACCGCGCTGCTCGACACCGCAGCGGGCGTCGTCGCCGACGCGCTCGGCGACCTCGGGTACGCACCCGCGGCCGTCGCCGTCGCCGCGGTCCTCGCCGGCCACCGGCTTCCCGCGACCGAGGTGTCCGGCGCCGTCGTCGTCGGAGAGGCCGAGGTCGCGCCCTGGCTGCTGCGCCGCGGCCGCCGCTTGGCCACCCGCGACGTCGACCGGGTCGTCGGACACCTCGAGACGGCATTCCCACCGCACCGCACCAGCGGGCGCCGCGCGTCCCGCACGACCGTCGCCCCGCCGCGACCCCGACCGAAGCCTCAGCCGGACACCGCCGACCTCTTCGACGTGACCGCGCTCGCCGACGCCGACCGGGCCGCGGCCGCCTCCTCCCCCATCGAGCGGTGGATGACGTGGCTGCACCCCGACCAGGCACCGCTCGTCACCCGGGCCTTTCACGGGCCGGCCCGGCTCAGCGGGCCCGCAGGCACGGGCAAGACCGTCGTCGCCCTGCACCGCGCGGCTCTCGCCGCCCGGCAACCGGGTGCGCGTGTGCTCCTCGCGTCGTTCGTCCGCACGCTGCCCGTCGTGCTCGGGACGCTGGTCGGGCGCCTCACCGACGGAGCGGACGAGAGCGTCGAGGCGAGCAGCGTGCACGGCTGGGCCCGGGCGTTCCTGCGCGAGCGGCGCGTCCACCACCGGCTCGACGCCGACCGCGCCGACACGGCCTTCGCACAGGCGTGGCTCGCCGTAGGCAAGAGGACTGCCCTCGCCTCGCTGCCCGTGCTGCCCCCGTACTGGCAGGAGGAGATCGAGTACGTCATCAAGGGCCGCGGCATCGACCGCTTCGAGGACTACGCCGCCCTCGACCGGGTCGGGCGCCGCACCCCGCTGCGGCTGGAGCACCGCCAAGCGGTCTGGGACGTGTACTGCGCCTACCAGGAGACGATGGCCGCCGCCGGACGGCACGACTTCGCGGACGTCCTGCGCCTGGCCCGCGACGAGCTCCGCGCGCACCCGCTGGAGCAGCCGTACACCGCCGTCGTCGTCGACGAGGTGCAGGACCTCACCCTCGTCGGCGTGCAGCTGCTGCACGCGCTGGTCGGTGACCGCACCGACGGCCTGCTGCTCGTCGGCGACTCGACGCAGGCGCTGTACCCGGGCGGCTTCCGGCTCAAGGAGGCCGGGGTCGACGTGGTCGGCCGTTCCGTGCGGCTCGGCCGCAACTACCGCAACGGCGCCGCCATCCTCGCCCACGTCGCGACCGTGGCCGCGACCCCCGTCGACCTCGACGAGACGACATCGGGCGAGGCCACCGACACGGCCGGGGCCGTCGCGACCCGCGACGGCGGTGCCGTGCACACCGTCACGGCCGCCTCCGCACCCACGCTCGACCAGGCGCTCCTGCGCCGGCTCGTCGACACGATCGTCGGCGGCGCCCGTTGCGGCGACTGCGCCGTGCTCGTGCCCGGCAACCGCGACGTCGGGCGGTGGCTCGGTCTGCTCCGCGGCGCCGGTCAGCCCGCGGTCCCGCTCACCTCCTACGACGGCACGCCCGTCGACGCCGTCAAGGTCGGGACCGTCCACCGGGCCAAGGGTCTGGAGTTCGCGCACGTCGTCGTCCTCGACACCCACCCGTTGCCGCCGCGGAAGTCCGCCGAGAGCGACGAGGCGTACGCGGAGCGGGCCGAGGAGTGGCAGCGGCGCCTGCACGTCGCCCTCACCCGGGCCCGGGACACCTTGTGGTGCGGGCGGATCGCGGGCACGTCGTCGGCTCGTCCTGCCACCCTCTCCCCGTGA
- a CDS encoding type II toxin-antitoxin system PemK/MazF family toxin, with translation MTSLVDDLSTLDGALPTVLAVAALLLLVWFDRLRRASRRTRRPARRTRTTPTVGDIWWADVPFEDGTGSKDRPCLVVETHGLRVVVLYLTSTDKSGRPGWVAVPRDGWARSRGTSWLRSDRRIVLDPHRLRRYAGPCPASARKAVGV, from the coding sequence GTGACGTCGCTCGTGGACGACCTCAGCACCCTCGACGGGGCGCTCCCCACCGTCCTGGCCGTCGCGGCCCTCCTCCTGCTCGTGTGGTTCGACCGGCTGCGGCGCGCGTCCCGCCGCACGCGGCGCCCGGCCCGTCGCACCCGCACCACCCCGACGGTCGGCGACATCTGGTGGGCCGACGTGCCGTTCGAGGACGGCACCGGCAGCAAGGACCGCCCCTGCCTCGTGGTCGAGACCCACGGGCTGCGGGTGGTCGTGCTGTACCTGACGAGCACCGACAAGTCCGGTCGTCCGGGCTGGGTCGCGGTCCCCCGCGACGGCTGGGCGCGCTCGCGCGGCACGAGCTGGCTGCGCAGCGACCGACGCATCGTCCTCGACCCGCACCGGCTGCGTCGCTACGCCGGCCCGTGCCCGGCGTCGGCGCGCAAGGCCGTCGGCGTGTGA